CTGTCAATTACAGTAATAGCTGCACCAATACATCTTTGTCAATGGTCTGAAAAGGTTTTACTCCCTGCAGTTTCACAGAAAAGCCCTTCACGTTGCCGGGAAGGGCTTTTTTTGTTTATTGCCAACAGTTCGAGGCAAAAAGCACAAAAAGGGAGTAGGGTAGGGGCTTGCATGTTTGTGCTAGAACCAAGCGTAGTACTTTTATCACTTCTTGCAATACAGTATCACGGCCGACTGCGACCAACTGAAAAGGATGGTTGATTAAATATCGTTCGGTCACATAGGACGCGGCCTTCTCGGGACCCATCGGGCCACTGATGCGATGGTCCAGCTCCATGGTCTAGGGCTCATCGTCGAAGCCTGGCGTAATTTCGATGGCGGTATGAACAGGAGTCTGCTCGACTACACGGGCGGCTAGAATGACTTTAGTGTTTGTCTCCATTGACTTAAGGTACTATAGTGAATGATGTCAACACAAGAAACTCCCGATTGGGCCTCAGCAAATAATTATAGTGTACCCTGCGGCGACGTGCCCGAAATGCGGGTTTAAGTTTCCTGATCAATATTCATTTGCCTTACAAGCGACTGCCGATGCCACAATGACAATACGGAATCTTGGCATAGAGGCAGACTGTCTGCGATGTGGTCAAGCATTTCAGATTGAGTTAGGAGGGCTTGTCTACAATGAGGGAATAGCAACAGTGCTTGCTGGTACTGATGGTATCACCCCCTAGTGTATTGCAAAGCCTAAAGGCTCTTGCCCAGCAAGCTTTAATAAACCCAGAGGCCCTTCAGAATTTCACTGCTGCAGCAAATAGCATTCAATCTTCTTTGGGAGATAAACTGGAGGAGTACTTAAAAGGAAAACAATACACTCTCGCCTTTTTGGCCGTGTTAATCAGCGTGATTTCCCTTATGGTGTCAGGAAATGGAGAAGACGGTTCTACAGTTATAAATAACAATTATTCTACAGTGATCAATCAGCCTATAATCGCTCCTGTTACTCAGCAGCACATCGAAAAGAAGAAGCCGGAGAGTGCAAAAAGCATTACAATCAACAAAAAGAAAAAAGGCCGAAAACGATAATCATCGGCTCAAGTAAGCATAGAGGAACATGCCGAGCACGCCGGCCCATTCGTCGCGGTTTTGGCGGGGAGTTAGCATAGGACAAGAAACGCAAAAGCGCTGACAACCTAGCAGGACTTTACTTACCTTGGAGCTCCCTATTTTTTCCGCATGAAAGCACTCTCTCTGACGCTCCTTCTAGCTGTCACATTCTTAGGTCAGGCCTGCAAAAAGCAGGCAGAGGAACCCAAACCGGCCACACCTATTTACGATGTAGAGATTACCTTGAAACAGCAATCGGTAGTCGGATCAGGCACTACAGGCTGGGTAGAATTGCGAGGAACACTAATGCGTGAGATATATAGTGGTAGGACTAACATTGAGTACACATGGGACAAAATGTTTTTCTCTGCTGGCACCACTACCGAAACTGTTAAACACAGGTTTTTTGGTAACCGCCAGCTGCTTTACTTTTGCCTCTACATTCCCGGAGTCAATCTTAACAACTTTGTGAAGCCTGGACCGACTGACTGGATGGAAGCAGAACTACGAAGCAACGGTGTGTTTTTGGGTCGGCTCCGAATAGACGCGTCCACGTTTGCTTCTCCCGCTAATTTCTGGCTAGCCCCGCCGTATACTATTTCCGATCGGCTCGTTCAAGAAATTTCGATTCCTTCTCTGTAAGTAGCTCGCGTTCGAGCATAAAAAGCCTTGGCCATCCCGTCAGGGCTTTTTATGTTGGGAGGTCATCCAACTTGATGTACACTGCATAATCCTCTAAGCACGTTCGACTGGTGAACGTGCGCGTCCTGAGCAGTTCGTTGGTGTCGGGGTCGTAGTACACCTCAGCGAAGAACATGCCCATGTGAGAGAGGTTCACAGCCTCCTCTTCCTCCCAGCGCGTGGACAGGAAGTTTCCTTCGTCTCAGATGGTAGCCCCTGCTCAGGGAAGGCATAGTGGGAGAGGAGTTTGCAGGTGGTTTCTATAGCTGCTCGTTGGGTGCGTAATTGGCACCTTGGAAAAGGTAGAGTCTACGCCCGGAAAAGGTAAGTGCTTGTGGATGGGAACAAAGGAAAGATGTGGCCCTAAACTGTCCAGCCTATTTAGACCACCTCAACCCCTATTATGTGCCGACCGAAAATGGAGCAGCCCTGAAACTACTCGGTAGTTCTTAGGCTGCTCGCCACCCGAGAGTGGCGGCCCGCCAGCTGATGCGCCTGGAATAAAGAGCTAAAGTTAGGATGGAGTGTGGGTGCAAAGCAATTCGTTACGCGAGCCATAATTATTTTTTGATGGCGAAAGGAATGGCAAAAGCGCGTCGTTTAGCCCGTTAGGTCGAAAATAGAATTGAGGAAAGCGGTGCGAAAAAAAAATTACTATTACCAATGAATGGCCGGGCGTAACAATGCCGTAGTTTTGCATCATGCTTCAACCAAAAAACTTGTTGATGAAGCGTGGGGCCCTGCTCGGCAGGGAACCGCGAGTGGACCGGCAGGTCTTCGCTACCATCGGTTCTCCCGATTTTGCCTCTGGTTCTGATATTTCCGTTGTTTTTTCTGGGTGTTGCCTCTCCACCGTTTCGGATTCCGAAACGGTTTTTTTATGTCCCTTGAGTTCGTTGGCTGCTGTCCCGCAGCCCCTGCATGCCTCCCACGGATACCAATATTCTCGCCGCCAACCGTGGCGGTTGCTACCAGCGCCTCGGCCGAAGGCGGTAGTCGATTTCTTCGTCATGGGTAGTGGCAGATAAGACTTCACATTGTCCGTTTTAGCTAGACAACTTCACTTTTCCTCAACTCCGGTATGGCACGTAAAGACCTGCTTGACATCGCATCCCTTCACCGTGAGGAAATCGAGTTCCTACTCGACCAATCCACGTCGTTTAAGAAATTGTTCACCCACTCGGTGAAAAAAATCCCGGCCCTGGAGGGCAAGTCCGTGCTCATGCTCTTCTATGAGGCCAGCACCCGGACGCACTCTTCCTTCGAGGTTGCGGCCAAACGCCTCTCGGCGGAGGTCACCAATTTCGACGTCGCCCACTCCTCCATCACCAAGGGCGAGTCGGTGCGCGAGACAATTGAGACGCTCCAGGCGATGCGCACCGACTACATCGTCGTTCGCCACAGTCATCCCGGCCTGCCCGGCATGATTGCCCGCCAAACTACGGCGTCGGTTATCAATGCCGGCGACGGGGCGCATGAGCATCCCACCCAGGCCCTGCTGGACGCCTTCACCATCAAGGAAAAATTCCCCGACCCCCGAGGCAAAAAAGTCCTCATCATCGGGGATATTCTCCATTCCCGCGTGGCGCGCTCCACCAGTACTCTACTTCAAAAGCTGGGCGTTGAAGTCGCTTACCTGGGCCCGGGGTCACTGGTGCCCAAGTATGTCCCGGAAAGTATCCCCCGCTTCACCGATTACGAGGCGGCCATGGCCTGGGCGCCTGATGTGGTGTATCTGCTCCGCGTGCAGATGGAGCGCCAGGATGTGCAGTTTTTCCCCAGCGTCCGCGAATACCACCGGGTCTACGGCATTACCACCGCCCGGCTGGCCGAAATCCGCGACCGGGGCCTCTACATCATGCACCCCGGCCCGTGAACCGCGGGGTGGAGCTGTGCGACGCCGTCATGGACTATGAGCGCAGCCTGATCACCAACCAGGTCGAAAACGGCATCTCTATTCGCATGGCCGTACTCGACTGGCTCACGCCGGGCGGAGAATTTCCGAAACAGGAATCGTATGCCGCGCAGCAGGCTAGTTCGAAGTTAGTTATGCCCTAGCTGCCGGCCGCGCGGCTTACCCCATTCTTCAATTTACATCTCTCACAACCCTTGCGGTTACCAGCAATTATCACTTCATGCTTCTCCTTCAAAACGCCCGCATTGCCTCCGAAAATTCACCTGTGCTTCTCGAGAGCGATGTTCTGATTGTGGAAGGAAAAATTCAGGATATCGGCAAAAGCCTAGCCGTTCCCGAGGGGGCCCGCGTCATCGACGCGCGGGGCCGGGTGCTTATGCCGGGCATGTTTGATGCCCACGTCCATTTCCGTGCCCCGGCTTTGAAAACAAGGAAACCATCACTACGGGCAGCGAGGCGGCTATTAATGGCGGCGTTACCGGTGTGGTGATGATGCCGAACACCCGCCCGGCCCTCGACTCGGCCAGCTCGGTAGCCAGTGTGCTGGAAAATGCCAAGCACCGGTCCCGCATTCCGGTGTACACCTCCGGCTGCGTCACTAAGAACCGCGAGGGCAAGGAACTGGCAGAAATTGAGGGCATGCGTGAGCTCGGGGTGAAAATGCTTACCGACGACGGCGATACCACTAGCGACCCGGCCGTGCTGCTGCGGGCTATGCAGTATGCCACCGAGTTCGGGATGTTTTTCGCCAGCCACTGCGAGGTGCCGGAGCTGGCCGGGCCGCGTGCCCTGAACGAAGGAGTGATGAGCTATCGGCTCGGCATCAAAGGCTCGCCGGCGTGCGCGGAGGAAATTATTATCGACCGCGACATCCGCCTGGCCCACGCAGCGGGCGCGCACGTGCACATCCAGCACGTGTCCAGCAAGCTCGGCATGGAAACCATTCGTTGGTGGAAATCCCGCGGCGATGTGAAGGTGACGGCCGAAGTGGCTCCGCACCACCTGCTATTCACCGACGAGCACATCGGCGACTACGACACGAACTACAAGATGAACCCACCGCTGCGCACGCAGGCCGATTGTGATGCCCTGCTCCAAGGGCTCATCGAAGGGGTCTTCGACCTGATTGCTACCGACCATGCGCCACATACGCCGTTCGAAAAAGCCCAGGATTTCATCAGTGCGCCTAATGGCATCACCGGCCTGGATACAGCTCTGGTGTCGCTCCATCACTTCTTCGTAGAGCCTGGAAAATTCGGGTGGGACCTGGTGGTAAAGCGCTACTCGGCGGAGCCCCGCCGCCTGATGGGCTTGCCGGTACCCACCATCGAAGTTGGCCAACAAGCCGAATGCGTCTTGTTCGATACCGAAGCGGAAACGACCTTCACGCGGGAGTTCATGAAATCCAAATCCCAGAACACGCCCTTCATCGACCAGACGTTGAAAGGCCGGGTAGACTTGGTGATTTTGGGTTCGGAAATCCTGCTGGAGCGCTAACCGTTCGTTGTGCTGAGACCTGTTTTTCCGGCTTGACCCCAAATTTCGCCGTGCCGCTTGTGTTGCAGCAGTAGATTTGTGGCCGCGGGAAGGGGTTTCTAACCAGATACCCTTTCCCGTTTTTTCAACAGCGGGGCAATGCGCAGCCCAACCGCCAGCGGTCCGGATGCGGGTTTTGGCCGCGACCAGGCTCAAACCACATTTTTTCGACTGCCTGGGGATGTCCAGCCCCCTTTACCAGACCCACTATGAGTACCCTTCTCCCATCCGACACCCCCAGCCTTAGCACCGACCCGGGCAAGCCACTGATCGGCGTGGTCATGGGTTCCAGCAGCGACTGGGATACCATGCAGCATGCCGTGCAGATTCTCACGCACTTTGGCGTGGCCCACGAAGCGCGCGTGGTGTCGGCCCACCGCATGCCCGACGACTTGTTTGCCTATGCCGAGCAAGCCGGCCCACGCGGCTTGCAGGCCATCATTGCCGGTGCTGGTGGGGCCGCTCACTTACCAGGTATGCTGGCCGCCAAAACCACCGTGCCCGTGCTGGGGGTGCCCGTGGCCAGTCGCCACTTACAGGGGGTTGACTCGCTGCACAGCATCGTGCAAATGCCCAAAGGGGTGCCCGTGGCCACGTTTGCCATTGGCACTGCCGGGGCCGCTAATGCCGCGCTGTTCGCCGTCAGCCTGCTGGCCCTGCACGACCCGGGCCTAGCGGCCAAGCTGCAGGCGTTCCGCGCCGAACAAACGGAAGCCGCTCGCGCCATGACGCTACCCGTATGAACACCGATAGTCATATTGCAGCCATGACCCCGATTCTCCCGGGCAGTGTGGACGCCACTGGCCAGCGGGCCACCCTGGGAGTACTGGGGGCGGCCAGCTGGGCCGGATGTTTGTGCATGCTGCCCAGCGCCTGGGGTACTTTACTGCCGTGCTGGAGCCTGATGCGCAAAGTCCGGCCGGGCTGGTGAGTCACCACCACATCCAAACCGACTATAACGACCCGGCTGGGCTGGCGCAACTGGCCCACCTGTGCCAGGCCATCACCACCGAGTTTGAAAACGTGCCGGCTCAGGCCCTGCAAACGCTGGCGCTAACCCGCCCCGTAGCGCCTAGCGCGGCCGTGGTGGGCATTGCCCAAAACCGCATCGAGGAAAAAGCCCACTTCACCGCCTGCACTGACGTGTCAGGGGTGACCTGCGCGCCCTATGCGGTGATTGAAACGCTGGCCCAACTGCAGGCCGTTCAAGCCGACCGGGCAGATTTGCTGCCCGGTATCCTGAAAACCGCGCGCATGGGCTACGACGGCAAGGGTCAGGTCCGCATTAAGACCATCACTGAACTGGCTGCTGCCTGGGCGGAGCTGGGCGGCGTAGCCTGCGTGCTGGAAAAGATGTTGCCGCTTACCGCCGAGTACTCGGTGCTGGTGGCACGCGGCTGGGACGGGCAAGTGGTCAGCTTCGCCCCGCAGCGCAACGTGCACGTTGAGGGCATTTTGGCCGTGACCCACGCCTACGAAGGAAATATGCCGCACGTCCTGGCAACCAGGGCCCGCGACGCGGCTGTTTCCATTGCGCAGCATCTTGGTTATGTCGGGGTGCTGTGCGTTGAGTTTTTTGTGGTAGACGACGGCAGTGAGCACGGCGGTCTGGTGGTCAACGAGATGGCCCCGCGCCCGCACAACAGCGGCCACTACACTCTGGACGCCTGTGACGCGTCGCAGTTTGACCTGCAGGTCTATGCCATGGCGGGTTTACCCTTGCCGCAGCCGCGCCAGCATTCCCCGGCCATCATGCTCAACCTGCTGGGTGACGTGTGGTTTAACGCCAGTGGCCAACCGCGGGAGCCAGACTGGCGCTCCGTGCTGAGCCTACCGGGCACACACCTGCACCTGTACGGCAAGGAGCACGCGCGCATAGGCCGCAAGATGGGCCATCTGACCATCACTGGTCCGGATGTAGCCAGTGTCAAAACCGTGGCACGGCGCGCCGCTGTTTTACTTGGCTTGCCGGGGCTGGACGCCATCTAGGTGCCCGGCGGCCCGCTTTAATCGACGGGCATCCCGGCCACGAATAGCACCTGTCCCGTGATAAACCCGGCGGCCTCCGATGCGAAAAACGCGACGGCATGCGCCACGTCGGCTGGGGTGCCGGCCCGGTTTACGGGAATCTGCTGGATGGCCTGGTGCAGGTGGGCTTCCAGGGTAAGGCCTTTCCGGCGGGCGGTGGCTTCCGTCATCGCCGTGACGACGAGCCCGGGAGCCACTACGTTGGCCGTAATCCCATAGGGTCCCAATTCGACGGCCAGAGATTTAATGAAGCCGTGCATTCCTGCTTTGGCCGCACAGTAGTTGGCTCGGTCCCGGTGACCCTGCGCCGAGATACTGGATATGTTGACGATGCGGCCCCAGCCAGCGGCCTTCATGCCCGGCAGGCACGCTTTCGTCAGCAAAAAGCTGCCTCGCAAGTGTACGGCGATGACCTCATCCCAGTCCTGGACCGATATGGCCGCCAGGGGGCCGTCGCGGGCAAACCCGGCATTATTGACTACGATAGCCGGCGCGCCAACCTCGGAAGTAATATGCTCCACTGCCTCGGCTACGGCCTGTTCGTTCGCGACGTCGGCCCCCACGGCCAGGGCTTGCCCGCCGGCCTGCTCGATGGCCGCGACCGTGCGGTGTCCCGCCTGCGCGGTTTGGTCCAGCACAATCACTAGGCACCCATCAGCGGCGAGGCGTTGCGCGATTCCCGCCCCAATGCCTTGGGCGGCGCCGGTTACGAGGGCTATTTTGGGGGTTGAATGCATGACGTGAATGGCCGCCGGGGCGGTAAAAGTGAACGTAGGAAGAACGATACCTCAGAGTGATGGGGGCCCTAATCAAGAGCCAGCATGATGGGGCTGAACAGCTGTGCCCGGTTCCCCGGCAAGGCCTCAGCCCCTGCACCATGAGCGAGGTGGTAAATGTCGGTTGCAACCCGTGTAGTGGGGCCCAGGCCAACAGGTTCGGTACCCGGGCATCTACTTCCAGGCGCAGCCTTTCTCCCGGACCCAGAGCTTGTCCTGCCGCGGCCACCAGCTGTTGTGCCCCGGCCGTGTCGGGCGCTATGACCGGACCCAGCACCACCTGCCCGATGTTGCGCCAAGCCGCTGCATAGCCCCTGATTACCCCGTCATGCTCCAGTACCCACCAGTACTCAGCAAACAAAAGCAGCTGGTCGAGCACGGCCTGCCGGTTGGTACCAGTAACCTGCGCATCCAATCGGAAAATGGCGGCGCTGTCTGCCGGGGTTGCTGGCCGCACCCGGCCAGCACCCGCTGCCACGGGCCGGGGCTGGAAGTAGCCGATGTGCGTCGTCGTGGTGCTTAGTGTTCGGAAGCCTAGGCTCTCGTACAGGGGCCGGCCGGCTTCAGTCGCGTACAGCGCTACGGGGGCTCCGTGCGCTTCGGCCAGGGCGTGTTGCATCAGCCGCCTTCCCAGGCCCTGTCGGTTATAACGCGCGGCGACCAGGACCATACCGACAACGGCCAGCTCAGGGCCGTAGGGAGTTAGTACGGCGGTGGCCGCCAGATCACCTCCCGGGTCCGCCAAGCCATATACCTGCCCGACTTCAAACAGGAAACGCCATTTCTGCTCTTCGGGCGGCCAGCTGCGGTCTTGCGCTAGCCGCAGGCAAGCCGGCAGGTCGTCAAGCGACAGGCGCCGAATGGGTACTTCCCGCAATGGTGCTGGAACACGTGCTGCCTTGGTGATGGGGGGAGGGGGCACAGCGGATACTGCTGCACTAGAGGGGGAAGGTGTCATCGAACCAGTAGAATGTAGTAAGCTCGCACAGGAAAACTATGAGCTACCGCAGCAAGCGGGCCTAAAGTACCACCCGTCGCAGAAGTGCCACAAAGAAGGTACCTTACCGGCCTACCCGTATAGTCCGGTTTTATGAAAGCTGCTAGTCCGGTTACATTGCCCTACGCGACGCTCATTCCGTTGGAGCGCCACGGCCCGAATAGCTTAAGCCAACAGGTGACTTCCGGGTTTATCCACCTCATTCAGCAGGGGCTGCTGCCGGCAGGGGCGAAACTGCCCGGTACCCGTTCCTTGGCCGGCTTGCTGGGGCTGCACCGACAGACCGTGGTCGTGGCCTTCGACGAACTCGTAGCCCAGGGGTGGATTGAGCAGCTGGCTTCGAAAGGCGCACGGGTCAGCAGCAGCATCCCGGTTATTCGGCCGGCGGCCCTGTCGGCGGGCACCGCGCGCCGATTTGCGCCGCGCGCGGGTTTCGCCTACGAACCGGTTCCCCCGTACCCCACCACGGTCCGGGCTCCGTACGTGCCGCTCGTGCTCGACGCCGGCTCGCCGGATAGTCGCTTAGCGCCGCTGGCTTCTCTGGCGCGCAAGTACCGCGCCGTGTGCCTGCGCGCCAGCCAGCGGCGAGGACTGGGCTACGCAGACCCCAACGGGAGCGGGGCCCTGCGGCAGCAGTTGGCGCAGTACCTCCAAGGGACGAGGGGCCTGCCCGCGCAGGTAGAAAATGTGTTCGTGACGCGCGGCAGCAGCATGTCCCTATACCTGCTGCTGCGCCTGTTGCTGCGGCCCGGTGACACGGTGGTAGTGGGAGAGCGTAGTTACCACGGGGCCGACTACGCCTGCGCCCAACAGGGGGCCCGTCTCGAACGTGTGCGCGTCGATACCCACGGCCTGAACTTGGAAGAGGTGGAGGCCGTGTGTCGGCGGCAGGCGGTGCGGCTGCTGTACGTGACGCCTCACCATCACTATCCGACGACCGTCATGCTAGCGGCCGACCGCCGGGTTCGGCTGCTGCAGTTGGCCGAGCAGTACGATTTCATTATCCTGGAGGATGACTACGACTACGACTTTCATTACGATGGTGCCCCCATCCTGCCGCTGGCCAGCGCCGACCGCCACGGGCGGGTGCTGTACCTGGGCTCCTTGAGCAAGGTGCTGGCGCCGGCTTTCCGGGTGGGCTACGTGGTGGCCCCGCCCGATATCATCGAAGCCCTGGGACAGCTACGCCGGCACATCGACCACCAAGGCGACGCGGTATTGGAGCAGACTATTGCCGAGCTGTTTGCCGAGGGAGAACTGGGGGCGCATCTGAAGCGGGCCCGTTACCACTACCAGCAGCGCCGGGATGTGTTCTGCACGCTGCTGCGCCAGCAGGCCGGTTCCTGGCTGACCTTTGATGCGCCCGCCGGGGGCATGGCTGTCTGGGTACGCTTTGGCAACGAGGTGCATTTAAACGACCTTTCCGCTCGTTGCCGGCTACTGGGTCTGGGTATCGGGGATGGCCGGCTTTTTCAAGCGCCGACCGAAACCCGCGCCCACCACTTGCGTCTGGGCTTTGCCTCGTTGACTCCTCACGAGCTGACCCACAGTGTGGCGGTGATGCAACAGGCACTGAGTACGCTTTACTCATCGTAACGCAAAAGCCCTAAAATACCTCGGCTGACAAGCCCCTGGTAATGGTGGCCAGCATGAGCAGAAGGGCTTGAGTTGCATAACTCCCGCGGACACCGCCCTTCTCCCAACAGCGAAGGGCAGGCCATTCGCATCGAGGCCAACTTGCCAGGGAGCTGGCAGCCTATCAACTATCAGGGCGCGTTCGATTTCTCCATCGAAGTCCTCGTTGCCCTTGATTGAGATGTCATTTGAGCATGGCTCAACGCCCGGCATGCAGACGTTTTACAAATGCGCCTGAAAATAGGGTAACGTGAAATAGAGAACTGCCCCTTGCAGCAGCGTCAGTACCAGGGTAACACCCCAGAAAGCAGCTTTGCGGTTTTTATGGTGGAGCAGCAAAATAGCTGCCCACGCGCCGGGCGCCGCGCCAGGTAGCGTAGCTAGGTGCAGCGTTTTTTCAGCAATGCGGCGCTGGCCCCGTTGGGCTTTACGTTTATCCAAGGCAAACAGCACGAAACACAGTAGATTGAAAAACAACAGGCAACTCAAGAGTATCTTCATTGTACGGGAGGTGGCTCTTTCTAATTCGTGTGTCCCAGGTTTCGGCTTGGGTGGGTTCAAGAAGTGGCGAGGAAGAGGGAATATCACTGGTTTGGCAGACGGAGATTGCACCAGCGGGGCCGCAAGTTATTGAGCTGCGTTCAAGGGAGAGGTCTTTTGGGCTATAGATAAAAGACTTATCACCCTGGTAGAGCAGGTGTACAGAGTAATAAGTGGCGTAGGAGACGAACCGCAGTCGACCTTGATGTTGTGAAGCTGCCTTGAAGGTGATTTTACAGCTTGGGGGAGGTTGTCTACCAAGCCTCCTTTAGCAGTTCTGAAAAGCAGTTGCAACTTCGCCTGCCAGACAGTCTGCCGGGCGGGGTGTATCTGGTGCATCTGCAAAACGGCCCCCTAAGTGAAACCCGGCGGCTAGTGCATGTACCGTAATCAGCCGGAGGCTGATTACTTGAATCTCCTGTATTTGTCCTTGAATTATATGAAGAAGCTTATTCCCCTGTTTGGTTTTTCGCTCAGCTTGATGCTAAGTGCCTGTAAGAAGGATACCCCGGTTACGAAAACCGATTTGCTTACCGCTGGGGCTTGGCGTATCGTTGCTATGACTGCCAATCCCGGAATTCGGGATGCCAATGGTGTTGTCGTTACAGATCTGCTGGCTTTGGAACCGGCCTGCTTCAAAGACAATCTGACGCGCTATGAGAAGCCCAACACATTAACTTTTGACGAAGGTCCCACTA
Above is a genomic segment from Hymenobacter cellulosivorans containing:
- a CDS encoding SDR family oxidoreductase → MHSTPKIALVTGAAQGIGAGIAQRLAADGCLVIVLDQTAQAGHRTVAAIEQAGGQALAVGADVANEQAVAEAVEHITSEVGAPAIVVNNAGFARDGPLAAISVQDWDEVIAVHLRGSFLLTKACLPGMKAAGWGRIVNISSISAQGHRDRANYCAAKAGMHGFIKSLAVELGPYGITANVVAPGLVVTAMTEATARRKGLTLEAHLHQAIQQIPVNRAGTPADVAHAVAFFASEAAGFITGQVLFVAGMPVD
- a CDS encoding GNAT family N-acetyltransferase — translated: MTPSPSSAAVSAVPPPPITKAARVPAPLREVPIRRLSLDDLPACLRLAQDRSWPPEEQKWRFLFEVGQVYGLADPGGDLAATAVLTPYGPELAVVGMVLVAARYNRQGLGRRLMQHALAEAHGAPVALYATEAGRPLYESLGFRTLSTTTTHIGYFQPRPVAAGAGRVRPATPADSAAIFRLDAQVTGTNRQAVLDQLLLFAEYWWVLEHDGVIRGYAAAWRNIGQVVLGPVIAPDTAGAQQLVAAAGQALGPGERLRLEVDARVPNLLAWAPLHGLQPTFTTSLMVQGLRPCRGTGHSCSAPSCWLLIRAPITLRYRSSYVHFYRPGGHSRHAFNPQNSPRNRRRPRHWGGNRATPRR
- the purE gene encoding 5-(carboxyamino)imidazole ribonucleotide mutase → MSTLLPSDTPSLSTDPGKPLIGVVMGSSSDWDTMQHAVQILTHFGVAHEARVVSAHRMPDDLFAYAEQAGPRGLQAIIAGAGGAAHLPGMLAAKTTVPVLGVPVASRHLQGVDSLHSIVQMPKGVPVATFAIGTAGAANAALFAVSLLALHDPGLAAKLQAFRAEQTEAARAMTLPV
- a CDS encoding dihydroorotase, whose product is MNGGVTGVVMMPNTRPALDSASSVASVLENAKHRSRIPVYTSGCVTKNREGKELAEIEGMRELGVKMLTDDGDTTSDPAVLLRAMQYATEFGMFFASHCEVPELAGPRALNEGVMSYRLGIKGSPACAEEIIIDRDIRLAHAAGAHVHIQHVSSKLGMETIRWWKSRGDVKVTAEVAPHHLLFTDEHIGDYDTNYKMNPPLRTQADCDALLQGLIEGVFDLIATDHAPHTPFEKAQDFISAPNGITGLDTALVSLHHFFVEPGKFGWDLVVKRYSAEPRRLMGLPVPTIEVGQQAECVLFDTEAETTFTREFMKSKSQNTPFIDQTLKGRVDLVILGSEILLER
- a CDS encoding aminotransferase-like domain-containing protein; translated protein: MKAASPVTLPYATLIPLERHGPNSLSQQVTSGFIHLIQQGLLPAGAKLPGTRSLAGLLGLHRQTVVVAFDELVAQGWIEQLASKGARVSSSIPVIRPAALSAGTARRFAPRAGFAYEPVPPYPTTVRAPYVPLVLDAGSPDSRLAPLASLARKYRAVCLRASQRRGLGYADPNGSGALRQQLAQYLQGTRGLPAQVENVFVTRGSSMSLYLLLRLLLRPGDTVVVGERSYHGADYACAQQGARLERVRVDTHGLNLEEVEAVCRRQAVRLLYVTPHHHYPTTVMLAADRRVRLLQLAEQYDFIILEDDYDYDFHYDGAPILPLASADRHGRVLYLGSLSKVLAPAFRVGYVVAPPDIIEALGQLRRHIDHQGDAVLEQTIAELFAEGELGAHLKRARYHYQQRRDVFCTLLRQQAGSWLTFDAPAGGMAVWVRFGNEVHLNDLSARCRLLGLGIGDGRLFQAPTETRAHHLRLGFASLTPHELTHSVAVMQQALSTLYSS
- a CDS encoding DUF1294 domain-containing protein, which produces MNPPKPKPGTHELERATSRTMKILLSCLLFFNLLCFVLFALDKRKAQRGQRRIAEKTLHLATLPGAAPGAWAAILLLHHKNRKAAFWGVTLVLTLLQGAVLYFTLPYFQAHL